A window from Fragaria vesca subsp. vesca linkage group LG5, FraVesHawaii_1.0, whole genome shotgun sequence encodes these proteins:
- the LOC101299674 gene encoding protein odr-4 homolog: MVKVVIGEEAQLKLAEARLEQSSTAAQVGLVIGKLSSTLDRGFVFDLVPTPPNDAGAPACSLVEPDKRKGPKPKSQSSDSQSVSIDKDWVAEHARQVSRMLVGGMKVVGIYVWISENAFKNSNIVLCQTVMGVAKAAPLSENDWDERLLIHICYSPRRWTCRNCMVTSNITSSSLRPCDFKMGKVLTSLQRFRCMYNFDIRLPISHSNSSNVQTMSEALRHEISVHAKYLKSAKAMVDGNLVVHNDVSTSDGLREVELLLPFVEDTEVCSQKDALGVLAFSGSVSSFAYLNHRESISQAVADIKDDIIMSLQSRLDIICDEADGETGLVDTGTQKARGDADSLEVGDGMSGETPVSQIVLQSLRKACSLSLPRRVFIPWLAGTFVCDYLQPSETFEALKDRCVELLSMDVPTDASKVLELEREAPSVVTKSFWDVAVPLSTASLEGGLDTSRGEIRQKSINTTDVKFTSNIVGAVLFLITAIILGYILVSVKS; this comes from the exons GTGGGGCTCGTCATCGGCAAGCTCAGCTCTACTCTAGACCGAGGCTTCGTCTTCGATCTGGTCCCCACTCCTCCCAACGACGCCGGAGCTCCGGCTTGTTCCCTGGTCGAGCCCGACAAGCGGAAGGGGCCCAAGCCCAAATCTCAGTCCTCTGATTCCCAGTCGGTTTCTATTGACAAGGATTGGGTCGCCGAACATGCTCGCCAG GTGTCGAGAATGTTGGTGGGAGGCATGAAGGTGGTTGGGATTTACGTTTGGATTAGCGAAAATGCATTCAAGAATTCAAACATTGTGCTTTGCCAG ACTGTAATGGGAGTTGCCAAAGCAGCCCCACTTTCTGAAAATGATTGGGATGAGAGACTTCTTATTCACATTTGTTATAGTCCAAGGAG GTGGACATGTCGGAATTGTATGGTAACTTCAAATATTACATCAAGCAGCCTAAGACCTTGTGACTTCAAAATGGGAAAGGTCCTAACTTCCCTTCAAAGATTTAGGTGCATGTACAACTTCGATATTAG GTTACCTATATCTCACAGTAACTCGTCTAATGTTCAGACTATGAGTGAAGCTCTTCGTCATGAAATTTCAGTTCATGCTAAATATTTAAAAAGTGCAAAAGCCATGGTGGATGGAAATTTG GTTGTACACAATGATGTAAGCACATCAGATGGTTTGCGTGAAGTAGAATTGCTGTTACCATTTGTGGAAGATACTGAAG TATGCAGCCAAAAAGATGCTCTTGGTGTTCTTGCTTTTAGTGGTTCTGTTAGTTCCTTTGCATACTTAAACCATCGAGAATCAATTTCACAAGCTGTTGCTGATATAAAG GATGATATTATCATGAGTCTGCAGAGTAGACTAGATATAATCTGTGATGAGGCAGATGGAGAGACAGGTCTAGTAGACACTGGCACCCAGAAAGCTAGAGGTGATGCTGATAGCCTGGAAGTAGGAGATGGGATGTCTGGTGAAACACCTGTATCCCAAATTGTGCTTCAATCATTAAG AAAAGCATGCAGTCTTTCACTTCCTCGTAGAGTTTTTATTCCTTGGTTGGCTGGTACATTTGTCTGTGACTACCTACAACCATCCGAGACATTTGAG GCTCTAAAAGATCGTTGCGTGGAGTTGTTATCTATGGACGTTCCAACAGATGCCTCAAAAGTCTTGGAACTAGAGAGAGAAGCGCCCTCTGTAGTCACCAAATCCTTTTGGGATGTGGCGGTGCCTCTTTCCACAGCATCTTTGGAGGGTGGACTTGACACATCAAGGGGTGAAATTCGCCAAAAATCTATCAACACTACTGATGTCAAATTCACATCGAACATCGTAGGCGCTGTTCTATTCCTTATCACTGCTATTATTTTAGGATACATTCTTGTATCTGTCAAGTCATAG
- the LOC101312547 gene encoding ribonuclease Oy-like — translation MRWPKAACYHKPAEPKICVMDDDHVPMRFTLHGMWATNWTNIKDEIRCEKAGTPFDEDEMTKQKTLQEQLEQSWPTLLDNYPTNMEFWKHEYDKHGRCSQDTTTQTEYFEKAHKLWQELQVVYQALADDKIIPAADKIHTYNQIERAIAKRFGSSWKVVLFCRKVNLTPRGTGGTKTILLLLHEIVFCFDNKAMEKKSCNRKSNCENAKTITLIN, via the exons ATGCGATGGCCAAAAGCAGCATGCTACCACAAACCTGCTGAGCCAAAGATTTGTGTTATGGATGATGATCATGTTCCGATGAGGTTCACCCTCCACGGAATGTGGGCGACGAACTGGACAAATATCAAAGATGAAATTCGGTGTGAAAAGGCTGGAACGCCATTTGATGAAGATGAG ATGACTAAACAAAAGACACTGCAAGAACAACTGGAGCAAAGCTGGCCGACGTTACTGGATAATTATCCAACTAATATGGAATTCTGGAAGCACGAATACGATAAGCATGGCCGATGCAGCCAAGATACAACTACTCAGACCGAATACTTCGAAAAAGCTCACAAATTGTGGCAGGAATTGCAGGTTGTGTACCAAGCACTTGCAGATGACAAGATCATACCTGCAGCTGATAAGATTCACACCTACAACCAGATCGAGCGAGCAATCGCTAAACGATTCGGCAGTAGTTGGAAGGTTGTGCTTTTTTGCAGAAAGGTGAATCTGACGCCTCGTGGTACCGGTGGAACAAAAACGATTCTACTTCTTTTGCATGAAATCGTATTCTGCTTTGATAACAAAGCAATGGAAAAGAAGAGTTGCAACAGAAAATCGAACTGCGAGAACGCGAAAACTATAACACTGATAAATTGA
- the LOC101299961 gene encoding uncharacterized protein LOC101299961, whose translation MVFSFLKFRNNIDNDGEHAHDQHNSYFLGVEDVENPPKTSSELLHVVGHCDGIICLHVFYTCEVILWNPAIHESKLLPPEPCLQGYGFYYYAVAFGYDPNSKGYIVVKIASAYPIDKERDDDGYCIYYPPKAIIYTHLGTGSDSWREIKTCSLETETTLLWPETFQMYFKNVCYWTGQEQHKELHVFEEQEEQFIGNVIIFFDPVDEVFHDMLFPDCFYDKNEFFFGMRLLVWNESISLSGLQNTHEKLGVSFGIWVMDELGGPKGAWTKHIAFELTEKPLAFLNNDEILLADTEDTNGHIISYNLSTKKLKHLPVQCVLDDDYTAVAYVNSIVSVLGGNRLGSRADSSNAEISLSNYTSSPLSHSIIERTHSYSVWAIPHDEVSIRVKKVMEGLRAEFGGPDIEPHIPIVGSIRMTHEDMLNRFTDVQSRFISVFKAKVARVVFRSSYYQCVSLLMESSFTTQNESFEIMELALSCNQSFCFHNRVRPLLSLHYGYLTEEEQKTAEEKIKILDESITSMSVPITRLALYKIDYKDTTLKSWEKIAEYPLLLK comes from the exons ATGGTTTTCTCATTTCTTAAATTTCGCAACAATATTGATAATGATGGTGAGCATGCACATGATCAGCATAATAGCTATTTTCTTGGGGTGGAGGACGTCGAGAATCCTCCCAAGACTAGCTCCGAATTGCTGCATGTTGTAGGCCATTGTGATGGGATCATATGTCTACATGTTTTTTATACTTGTGAGGTGATCTTATGGAATCCTGCAATTCATGAATCCAAGCTTCTGCCTCCGGAGCCATGTCTGCAAGGATATGGGTTCTACTATTACGCTGTGGCATTTGGCTATGATCCTAATTCTAAAGGTTATATAGTTGTTAAAATTGCTTCAGCTTATCCTATTGATAAAGAACGCGATGATGATGGATATTGCATCTATTATCCCCCCAAAGCAATAATATACACCCATTTAGGTACTGGTTCTGATTCTTGGAGAGAGATCAAGACTTGTTCGTTAGAAACAGAAACTACTCTCCTTTGGCCTGAAACTTTCCAGATGTACTTCAAGAATGTGTGTTATTGGACGGGACAGGAGCAACATAAGGAATTGCATGTATTTGAAGAACAGGAGGAGCAATTCATTGGGAATGTGATCATATTCTTTGATCCAGTGGATGAAGTGTTCCATGATATGTTGTTCCCGGATTGTTTTTATGATAAGAATGAGTTTTTTTTTGGTATGCGCCTTCTAGTGTGGAATGAATCCATTTCTCTTTCCGGATTGCAAAATACTCATGAGAAATTAGGTGTGTCTTTTGGAATATGGGTGATGGATGAACTTGGTGGTCCTAAGGGTGCTTGGACTAAACACATAGCATTTGAGCTCACTGAAAAGCCATTAGCATTTCTGAACAACGATGAGATTCTTTTGGCGGATACAGAGGATACAAATGGACATATAATTTCATATAACCTGAGTACCAAAAAACTCAAACACCTCCCCGTTCAATGTGTACTTGATGATGACTACACAGCTGTTGCTTATGTGAACAGTATAGTTTCAGTCTTGGGAGGCAATAGGCTTGGAAGCAGAGCTGATTCTAGCAAT GCTGAAATTTCTCTCTCCAATTACACTTCTTCTCCATTGAGTCACTCGATTATTGAAAGGACTCACTCATATTCAGTGTGGGCAATTCCACATGATGAAGTGTCTATCAGAGTGAAGAAGGTGATGGAGGGCCTCCGGGCTGAATTTGGTGGTCCAGATATCGAGCCCCACATTCCTATTGTGGGATCTATTCGTATGACACATGAGGATATGCTCAACAGGTTCACGGATGTGCAGTCTCGTTTCATTTCAGTCTTCAAAGCTAAAGTTGCTCGTGTGGTCTTTAGGAGTTCTTATTACCAGTGTGTTTCCCTCCTTATGGAGTCATCATTTACAACCCAGAATGAGTCCTTTGAG ATAATGGAATTAGCTCTGAGCTGCAACCAAAGTTTTTGTTTCCACAATC GAGTTAGGCCCCTTTTGAGCCTCCATTACGGGTATCTGACAGAAGAGGAGCAGAAAACAGCTGAAGAAAAAATCAAGATACTTGATGAAAGCATTACTAGCATGAGTGTCCCCATAACTCGACTTGCTCTGTACAAAATTGACTACAAAGATACAACTCTCAAATCTTGGGAAAAGATTGCTGAGTACCCCCTCCTATTGAAGTG
- the LOC101300446 gene encoding uncharacterized protein LOC101300446 gives MTVSISSIYTPHISLIPLSVPTSTSPSSKFPKSKHHSILLCFSSPPDMDAAGATSLYPLHRSKTIHLVRHAQGIHNVEGEKDHLAYMSHDLFDAHLTPLGWKQVDNLHKHVQACGLTKKLDLVITSPLLRTMQTAVGVFGGEAYTDGIDVPPLMVENAGNSLHAAISSLNCPPFVAVELCREHLGVHPCDKRRSISEYRPLFPAIDFSLIENDDDILWTPDIREKNEEVAARGLKFLNWLWTREEKNIAIVTHSGFLYHTLSAFGNDCHSSIKNEISTHFANCELRSMVIVDRGLIGSNSTSATNYPGKNPQGLDLPSDLADKKNPVSK, from the exons ATGACCGTTTCCATTTCCTCTATATATACCCCCCACATCTCACTTATTCCCCTCTCTGTCCCCACCTCCACCTCTCCCAGTTCAAAGTTTCCAAAATCAAAGCATCATTCAATCCTCCTCTGCTTCTCTTCTCCACCAG ATATGGATGCTGCAGGCGCAACAAGTCTCTACCCGTTGCACCGTTCGAAAACTATTCACTTG GTGAGGCATGCGCAAGGGATTCACAATGTGGAAGGAGAAAAGGACCATTTGGCTTACATGTCTCACGATCTTTTTGATGCACATCTTACCCCTCTTGGGTGGAAACAG GTTGATAATTTGCACAAGCATGTTCAAGCATGTGGACTTACAAAAAAACTTGATTTAGTGATCACATCTCCTTTGCTGAG GACCATGCAGACAGCAGTGGGTGTCTTCGGCGGTGAAGCATACACAGATGGGATAGATGTACCTCCTCTAATGGTTGAAAATGCAGGGAACAGCCTCCATGCTGCAATTTCAAGTCTAAACTGCCCACCATTTGTAGCAGTTGAGCTATGCCGGGAACATTTG GGTGTTCATCCATGTGATAAGAGAAGAAGCATTAGCGAGTATAGGCCTCTTTTCCCTGCAATTGATTTCTCACTG ATAGAGAATGATGATGACATTTTGTGGACGCCTGACATAAGAGAGAAGAATGAAGAAGTTGCAGCTAGGGGACTGAAGTTTTTGAACTG GTTGTGGACACGTGAAGAAAAGAATATTGCAATTGTTACCCATAGCGGATTCCTGTACCACACCTTGAGTGCTTTTGGAAATGATTGTCATTCATCCATTAAGAATGAAATATCTACGCA CTTTGCGAATTGCGAGCTTCGTTCCATGGTAATTGTTGATAGAGG TTTGATAGGGTCAAATTCTACCTCAGCAACCAATTATCCTGGAAAAAATCCTCAGGGGCTTGATCTTCCTAGTGACCTTGCGGATAAGAAGAATCCAGTTTCTAAGTAA